The following proteins come from a genomic window of Acidimicrobiia bacterium:
- a CDS encoding CoA ester lyase, whose product MTTQNYRPRRSVLYMPAANERALEKAQTIPADALIFDLEDAVAPDAKETARSQAVAAVESGAYGAKELTIRCNGLDTPWGGNDIAAAVAAKPAAIVIPKVSNAAVLHEVARQIENADAASNTTIWAMVETPQAMFNVREIAGFERVSVLVMGTNDLAKELHAQLVASRAPLYPHLATALLAAREAGKIILDGVYNDVRNAEGFEAEARQGFEMGFDGKTLIHPSQVEPTNEIWAPTEDEIDLARRTIEAFNEAEAEGRGVITVDGRMIENLHVDNARRTLATAEAIAALG is encoded by the coding sequence GTGACAACTCAAAATTATCGTCCTCGCCGTTCGGTGCTCTACATGCCAGCGGCCAACGAACGGGCGTTGGAAAAAGCGCAAACTATTCCGGCTGACGCTCTGATCTTCGATCTGGAAGACGCCGTGGCACCCGATGCTAAAGAAACAGCTCGTAGCCAGGCTGTGGCGGCGGTCGAATCGGGAGCATATGGTGCGAAAGAGCTAACCATCCGCTGTAACGGACTCGACACCCCTTGGGGTGGGAATGATATTGCCGCCGCGGTGGCTGCCAAACCGGCGGCCATTGTTATTCCGAAAGTTTCCAACGCTGCGGTGCTGCACGAAGTGGCCCGCCAAATAGAAAATGCCGACGCCGCAAGCAACACCACCATTTGGGCCATGGTCGAAACACCACAAGCCATGTTCAACGTGCGTGAAATCGCCGGGTTTGAACGGGTAAGTGTGCTGGTAATGGGCACCAATGATCTTGCCAAAGAGCTACATGCTCAACTTGTCGCTTCACGTGCCCCGCTTTATCCGCACTTAGCAACCGCCTTATTAGCGGCTCGCGAAGCTGGCAAAATCATTTTGGATGGCGTATACAACGACGTTCGCAATGCTGAAGGTTTCGAAGCCGAGGCTCGGCAAGGTTTCGAAATGGGTTTCGATGGTAAGACGCTGATTCATCCTTCCCAGGTCGAACCCACCAACGAAATTTGGGCCCCCACCGAAGACGAAATCGACCTAGCACGACGTACCATCGAAGCGTTCAATGAGGCTGAAGCTGAAGGTCGTGGGGTTATCACCGTCGATGGTCGTATGATCGAAAACCTTCATGTTGATAATGCTCGCCGTACATTAGCTACCGCTGAGGCCATTGCGGCACTTGGCTAA
- a CDS encoding CoA ester lyase: MRSAKDFFQPLAVGAPTPVREIPFRPSRMIHFFPAANPKMVAKAGDMADQVDILLANLEDGVPASDKEAARAGLLEVGKAWDRTDTQLWTRINSLDSPWVLDDLTAIVSEIGDKIDVIMVPKVEGAEDIHYIDRLLAQLEAKAGLTRPILVHAILETARGMNNIEEICGASPRMQGMSLGPADLAANRRMKTTRVGGGHPGYLVREDANPDDADAPRATFQQDLWHFTIARMVDACAAHGILPFYGPFGDISDTVGCEDQFRNAYLLGCVGAWSLHPVQIGIAKKVFSPDAAEVEHAQRVIEAMGDGTGAVMLDGKMEDDASVKQCHVVLDLAKELAERDPELAELYGF, encoded by the coding sequence ATGCGTAGCGCCAAGGACTTTTTTCAACCGCTGGCAGTAGGGGCGCCAACCCCAGTTCGTGAGATCCCTTTCCGACCTTCACGGATGATTCACTTCTTCCCTGCCGCTAACCCGAAGATGGTGGCCAAAGCCGGTGATATGGCTGATCAGGTGGATATTTTGTTGGCGAACCTGGAAGACGGGGTTCCGGCTAGTGACAAAGAAGCAGCGCGTGCGGGCTTGCTAGAGGTTGGCAAGGCTTGGGATCGAACCGATACTCAGCTTTGGACCAGAATTAACTCGCTCGACTCGCCTTGGGTGCTTGACGACCTGACGGCGATTGTTTCTGAAATTGGCGACAAAATTGATGTGATCATGGTGCCCAAGGTGGAGGGTGCCGAAGACATTCACTACATCGACCGACTCTTGGCGCAGCTTGAAGCTAAGGCTGGGCTAACCCGCCCGATCTTGGTGCATGCCATTTTGGAAACTGCTCGGGGCATGAACAATATCGAGGAAATCTGTGGCGCTTCTCCTCGGATGCAGGGCATGTCGCTTGGCCCGGCTGACTTGGCTGCCAACCGGCGCATGAAAACTACTCGGGTGGGTGGTGGCCACCCCGGTTATTTGGTCCGTGAAGATGCCAATCCAGATGATGCTGACGCTCCCCGGGCAACTTTCCAACAAGACCTATGGCATTTCACTATTGCTCGCATGGTTGATGCTTGTGCCGCGCACGGCATCTTGCCTTTCTACGGGCCTTTTGGCGACATTTCTGACACCGTGGGCTGCGAAGACCAGTTCCGCAACGCCTACCTGTTGGGCTGTGTGGGGGCATGGAGTTTGCATCCGGTTCAGATTGGTATCGCCAAGAAGGTTTTCAGTCCCGATGCCGCCGAGGTTGAGCACGCCCAGCGGGTAATTGAAGCTATGGGTGACGGTACCGGTGCTGTCATGCTCGATGGGAAGATGGAAGATGATGCTTCAGTCAAGCAGTGTCACGTGGTGCTCGATTTGGCCAAAGAACTGGCCGAACGTGACCCCGAGCTAGCCGAGCTTTACGGTTTCTAG